One region of Haloprofundus salilacus genomic DNA includes:
- a CDS encoding class I adenylate-forming enzyme family protein — MRIEALLETRVEKTPQKPFLTFPDARYSYREVADESKRYANALSSLGVDADDAVGLFLPNCPEFLFLMFANAYVDSVTAPSNPEYKPDELRHSLKLSRPELLVTTPDLLEVAEEAVEGTSVERILTTEDIDEYESLPALAADQSTDVDPHEGDETSVGLHMYTSGTTGPPKAVECQHENWTLSAVDFQKRMGFTHEDTLFTALPLFHANAQIYSTLGAAAAGAEVVIYERFSSSRWWEWCREHGVTEFNAMGSMLKMLDNVAESPDDADNPVELVFSAGTPPELIEPFEERFGLRVVEGYSLTEDPLLMLNPTDPEKRRIGSIGLPPAEKRIRIVDDDGDPVPTGEKGEIIQNCPALMAGYHCQPDKTAEAVDDGWFYTGDYGKLDEDGFVYFLDRKKDIVRRAGENISSYEVEGVIKALDAVDEVAVIPSPDEFYTEVVKALVSVKEGHELTEEEIVETCRAQLASFKVPRYIELVDEFPYTPTGKIQKQKLRSREREEEPNHWDRETEKGAKSEEGER; from the coding sequence ATGCGCATCGAAGCACTGCTCGAAACGCGAGTCGAGAAAACACCGCAGAAGCCGTTTCTGACGTTTCCGGACGCTCGATACAGCTACCGGGAGGTGGCCGACGAGTCGAAGCGGTACGCGAACGCGCTGTCGTCGCTCGGCGTCGACGCGGACGACGCAGTCGGGCTGTTCCTGCCGAACTGTCCGGAGTTCCTCTTTCTCATGTTCGCGAACGCGTACGTCGACAGCGTTACCGCGCCGTCGAATCCCGAGTACAAGCCGGACGAACTGCGTCACTCGCTGAAACTCTCGCGGCCGGAACTGCTCGTCACGACGCCCGACCTCCTCGAAGTCGCCGAGGAAGCCGTCGAGGGAACGAGCGTCGAGCGGATTCTGACGACTGAGGACATCGACGAGTACGAGTCGCTGCCGGCACTCGCGGCCGACCAATCGACGGACGTCGACCCCCACGAGGGCGACGAAACCTCGGTCGGCCTGCACATGTACACCTCGGGGACGACGGGACCGCCGAAGGCCGTCGAGTGCCAGCACGAGAACTGGACGCTGAGCGCGGTCGACTTCCAGAAGCGGATGGGCTTCACCCACGAGGACACGCTGTTCACCGCGCTGCCGCTATTCCACGCCAACGCCCAGATTTACTCGACGCTCGGCGCGGCGGCGGCGGGTGCGGAGGTCGTCATCTATGAACGGTTCTCCTCGTCGCGGTGGTGGGAGTGGTGCCGCGAGCACGGCGTCACCGAGTTCAACGCGATGGGGAGCATGCTGAAGATGCTCGACAACGTCGCCGAGTCGCCCGACGACGCAGACAACCCGGTCGAACTCGTCTTCTCGGCGGGGACGCCGCCGGAACTCATCGAACCGTTCGAGGAGCGCTTTGGCCTGCGCGTCGTCGAGGGCTACTCGCTCACTGAGGACCCGCTTCTGATGCTCAATCCGACCGACCCCGAGAAGCGCCGCATCGGCAGCATCGGTCTCCCGCCGGCCGAGAAGCGGATTCGAATCGTCGACGACGACGGCGACCCCGTTCCGACCGGCGAGAAAGGCGAGATAATCCAGAACTGCCCGGCGCTGATGGCCGGCTACCACTGCCAACCCGACAAGACCGCCGAGGCCGTCGACGACGGCTGGTTCTACACGGGCGACTACGGCAAACTCGACGAGGACGGCTTCGTCTACTTCCTCGACCGCAAGAAGGACATCGTCCGGCGGGCGGGCGAGAACATCTCCTCGTACGAGGTCGAGGGCGTCATCAAGGCGCTCGACGCCGTCGACGAGGTGGCGGTCATCCCGAGTCCCGACGAGTTCTACACGGAGGTGGTCAAGGCGCTCGTCAGCGTCAAGGAAGGCCACGAACTCACCGAGGAGGAGATCGTCGAGACGTGTCGCGCACAGTTGGCGTCGTTCAAAGTCCCGCGATATATCGAGTTAGTCGATGAATTCCCCTACACGCCCACGGGGAAGATTCAGAAGCAGAAGCTCCGCTCCCGCGAGCGTGAGGAGGAGCCGAACCACTGGGACCGCGAGACAGAGAAAGGCGCGAAGTCCGAGGAGGGGGAACGATGA
- a CDS encoding acyl-CoA dehydrogenase family protein, which translates to MEYNDSERAEAVAARVREFVDETVIPVERDLLGEGPVTDEQLAVLREEARERDIYAPQVSTEYGGMGMAFRDVLPAFEEAGRSLLAAPAIRVDAPDEGNMHTFELVATEEQKEEWLRPLVAGEVRSGFCMTEPMQGGGSDPKMLRTEARKEGDEWVIDGHKWWTTNGLEADVFLVMARTDPDAHPYSGCSIILVPADTPGVEIERGIPHMADGMLGTSHAEIRFEDVRVPVENLMGEENEGFSIAQQRLGPARLTHCMRYSGMAQRALDVAKAYTSEREAFGSPVAEKQGIRFAVAEAETELHAARCMVRHAADRITAGDEARIEVSMSKLYTSNVVQEAIDTAMQMCGANAIGEDLPLADFYQNVRQFRFVDGADEVHKRVIARDAFSDVDESELENVARYKE; encoded by the coding sequence ATGGAGTACAACGACTCCGAACGCGCGGAGGCGGTCGCAGCACGCGTCCGCGAGTTCGTGGACGAGACGGTGATTCCCGTCGAACGCGACCTGCTCGGCGAGGGACCGGTGACCGACGAGCAACTGGCCGTGCTCAGAGAGGAGGCCCGCGAGCGCGACATCTACGCGCCGCAGGTTTCGACCGAGTACGGCGGGATGGGGATGGCGTTTCGGGACGTGCTCCCGGCGTTCGAGGAAGCGGGGCGGAGCCTTTTGGCCGCGCCCGCCATCCGCGTCGACGCGCCCGACGAGGGGAACATGCACACCTTCGAACTCGTCGCCACCGAGGAACAGAAAGAGGAGTGGCTCCGGCCGCTCGTCGCCGGCGAGGTTCGCTCGGGCTTCTGCATGACCGAACCGATGCAGGGCGGCGGATCCGACCCGAAGATGCTCCGCACCGAAGCCAGAAAGGAGGGCGACGAGTGGGTCATCGACGGCCACAAGTGGTGGACGACGAACGGGCTGGAGGCCGACGTCTTCCTCGTGATGGCGCGGACCGACCCCGACGCCCACCCCTACAGCGGCTGTTCTATCATCCTCGTTCCGGCGGACACGCCGGGCGTCGAGATCGAGCGCGGCATTCCGCACATGGCCGACGGAATGCTCGGGACGAGCCACGCCGAGATTCGCTTCGAGGACGTTCGCGTCCCTGTCGAGAACCTCATGGGCGAGGAGAACGAGGGCTTCTCCATCGCCCAGCAGCGTCTCGGCCCGGCTCGGCTCACACACTGCATGCGCTACTCGGGGATGGCCCAGCGCGCGCTCGACGTGGCGAAGGCGTACACCAGCGAGCGCGAGGCGTTCGGCTCGCCCGTCGCCGAGAAACAGGGCATCCGCTTCGCCGTCGCCGAGGCCGAGACCGAACTCCACGCGGCGCGCTGCATGGTCAGACACGCCGCCGACCGAATCACTGCGGGCGACGAAGCCAGAATCGAGGTGTCGATGAGCAAACTTTACACCTCGAACGTCGTCCAGGAGGCCATCGACACGGCGATGCAGATGTGCGGCGCGAACGCCATCGGCGAGGACCTTCCGCTGGCCGACTTCTACCAGAACGTCCGACAGTTCCGCTTCGTCGACGGCGCCGACGAGGTACACAAGCGGGTCATAGCCCGCGACGCATTCTCCGACGTCGACGAGTCCGAACTGGAGAACGTCGCGCGGTACAAGGAGTAG
- a CDS encoding SDR family NAD(P)-dependent oxidoreductase produces MNALDQFDLTGRVAVVTGGTRGIGLVIAEGLASAGATVVPTSRTESDVEAAAEAVESYGVESLVVPTDVTDDDAVHALFEETADAFGGVDVVVNNAGVNPAAALGRPEDVDPDGYEFVLDVNLRGAFRCAQEAARYLGESDGGSLVNVASVGGVVGLPRQHPYVASKHGLVGVTKSIALDWAPDVRANVVAPGYVATDLTAEVRENDKLRQSIVDRTPLDRFADPEELAGPVVFLASDAASYVTGACLAVDGGWTAR; encoded by the coding sequence ATGAACGCGCTCGACCAGTTCGACCTCACGGGGCGCGTCGCCGTCGTCACCGGCGGCACGCGCGGCATCGGTCTCGTCATCGCGGAGGGACTCGCCTCCGCCGGGGCGACGGTCGTTCCGACCTCGCGGACGGAGTCGGACGTGGAGGCGGCGGCCGAAGCCGTCGAATCGTACGGCGTCGAGAGCCTCGTCGTCCCAACGGACGTGACCGACGACGACGCGGTTCACGCGCTGTTCGAGGAGACCGCCGACGCCTTCGGCGGCGTCGACGTCGTCGTCAACAACGCAGGCGTCAACCCCGCCGCGGCGCTCGGCCGACCCGAGGACGTCGATCCCGACGGCTACGAGTTCGTCCTCGACGTGAACCTCCGCGGCGCGTTCCGGTGCGCGCAAGAGGCGGCGAGGTATCTCGGCGAGAGCGACGGCGGGTCGCTCGTCAACGTCGCGAGCGTCGGCGGGGTGGTCGGTCTGCCGCGGCAACATCCCTACGTCGCGTCGAAGCACGGCCTCGTTGGCGTCACGAAGAGCATCGCGCTCGACTGGGCGCCCGACGTGCGCGCGAACGTCGTCGCGCCCGGCTACGTCGCCACCGACCTCACGGCCGAGGTGCGCGAGAACGACAAACTCAGGCAGTCCATCGTCGACCGAACGCCGCTGGACCGCTTCGCCGACCCCGAGGAGTTGGCCGGACCCGTCGTCTTCCTCGCCAGCGACGCCGCCAGCTACGTGACCGGCGCGTGTCTCGCCGTCGACGGTGGGTGGACCGCCCGGTAG
- a CDS encoding LLM class flavin-dependent oxidoreductase, with amino-acid sequence MTTPLGLLLPDVSSESPASVAERAEELGYDAVWVSELWGTDAFVQLAELAMRTETVGLGTAIVNVFSRSPAVIAMAAASVDRLSPGRLTLGVGASTPKAVEDLHGTGYDRPVRRIHETVELAKAYLGDADAVDYDGELFEVADFPGLDADVPVYNAALGPANRRATGRVCDGWIPHNVPFEELSEAFEVVADAAREAGRDPDDIAVAPYVPAAVSEDESAAYDAVRGHLAYYVGSGEGYRRAVAIAFPDEADRVADAWRSGDRAAAADAVTDEMVHALGVAGTPADAADRLEAILELDVLDRPMLTVPRQADDALTLRTIEALAPANR; translated from the coding sequence GTGACGACACCGCTCGGACTGCTGCTCCCGGATGTCTCCTCGGAGTCGCCGGCGTCGGTCGCCGAACGGGCCGAGGAACTCGGCTACGACGCCGTCTGGGTGAGCGAACTCTGGGGCACCGACGCGTTCGTTCAACTCGCGGAACTCGCGATGCGCACCGAGACGGTCGGACTCGGCACGGCCATCGTCAACGTGTTCTCGCGGTCGCCGGCCGTCATCGCGATGGCCGCCGCATCGGTCGACCGCCTCTCACCCGGCAGACTGACCCTTGGCGTCGGCGCGAGCACACCGAAAGCCGTCGAAGACCTCCACGGCACCGGCTACGACCGGCCGGTCCGCCGCATCCACGAGACGGTCGAGCTCGCGAAGGCGTACCTCGGCGACGCCGACGCCGTCGACTACGACGGCGAACTGTTCGAGGTGGCAGACTTCCCGGGACTCGACGCGGACGTGCCGGTGTACAACGCGGCGCTTGGTCCCGCCAACAGGCGGGCGACCGGACGGGTCTGCGACGGCTGGATTCCGCACAACGTCCCCTTCGAAGAACTCTCGGAGGCGTTCGAGGTCGTCGCCGACGCGGCGCGGGAGGCCGGACGAGACCCCGACGATATCGCCGTCGCGCCGTACGTTCCGGCGGCGGTCTCCGAGGACGAATCGGCGGCGTACGACGCCGTCCGCGGCCACCTCGCCTACTACGTCGGCAGCGGCGAGGGCTACCGCCGAGCCGTCGCCATCGCCTTCCCCGACGAGGCCGACCGGGTCGCGGACGCGTGGCGGAGCGGCGACCGCGCAGCGGCGGCCGACGCCGTGACCGACGAGATGGTGCACGCACTCGGCGTCGCCGGGACGCCCGCCGACGCTGCGGACCGACTGGAGGCGATTCTCGAACTCGACGTCCTCGACCGACCGATGCTCACCGTGCCGAGACAGGCCGACGACGCCCTGACGCTCCGGACGATAGAGGCGCTCGCCCCCGCGAACCGGTAG
- a CDS encoding iron-containing alcohol dehydrogenase family protein produces MVREHRYEAARFVWGEGAIGRLEGLLSEASVERAMVVCGEHVGANEALMDAVGDALGERRVHTYTGARGDTPLRTVEAGVDAFREHDIDSLVSVGGGSASDTAKAISVFAAEDGRNLHEMKTRTTDDGESHVPDLSAPKTPVFAVSTTLSAAEVTNIFGVTDEEAGDKAVVLDEKIRPTACVYDPDATATTPPATIASTGMNALDHAVEILYSDGHAENPFYQATAEKAIDLLVSNLPAAVNDGDPDALAAAQLGAGLSGFGIVGGISINHGINHPLCARHPVSHGDGNSILLPHGIRFTFDAVPERMARLASALGVEVEGDSTADEATLEAMCDVIRELQKEIDVPYRLRDVGVDRDDFEAMAEIAAHDSAMANNPKRITESDIVDLLEAAW; encoded by the coding sequence ATGGTGCGCGAACACCGGTACGAGGCCGCCCGATTCGTCTGGGGTGAGGGTGCTATCGGGCGATTGGAGGGCTTGCTGTCGGAGGCGAGCGTCGAGCGAGCGATGGTGGTCTGCGGCGAACACGTCGGCGCGAACGAGGCGTTGATGGACGCGGTCGGCGACGCGCTCGGCGAACGGCGCGTCCACACCTACACCGGGGCGCGCGGCGACACGCCGCTCCGAACGGTGGAGGCGGGCGTCGACGCGTTCCGCGAACACGATATCGACAGCCTCGTGAGCGTCGGCGGCGGCAGCGCCAGCGACACGGCGAAGGCCATCTCTGTCTTCGCGGCCGAAGATGGACGAAATCTCCACGAGATGAAGACGCGGACCACGGATGACGGAGAGTCGCACGTCCCCGACCTCTCCGCGCCGAAGACGCCCGTCTTCGCGGTGTCGACGACGCTGTCGGCCGCCGAGGTGACGAACATATTCGGCGTCACCGACGAGGAAGCCGGGGACAAAGCCGTCGTCCTCGACGAGAAAATTCGACCCACGGCCTGCGTCTACGACCCGGACGCGACGGCGACGACGCCCCCCGCGACGATCGCCAGCACGGGGATGAACGCGCTCGACCACGCGGTGGAGATTCTCTACTCCGACGGCCACGCGGAGAACCCGTTCTACCAGGCGACCGCGGAGAAAGCGATCGACCTGCTCGTCTCGAACCTCCCAGCGGCCGTCAACGACGGCGACCCGGACGCGCTGGCGGCCGCACAACTCGGCGCGGGTCTCAGCGGCTTCGGCATCGTCGGCGGCATCAGCATCAACCACGGCATCAACCACCCGCTCTGCGCTCGCCACCCGGTCTCGCACGGCGACGGCAACAGCATCCTCCTGCCGCACGGCATCCGCTTCACCTTCGACGCGGTGCCCGAGCGGATGGCACGCCTCGCCAGCGCGTTAGGCGTCGAGGTCGAGGGTGATTCGACCGCAGACGAGGCGACACTGGAGGCGATGTGCGACGTGATTCGAGAACTGCAGAAGGAAATCGACGTCCCGTACCGTCTGCGCGACGTGGGCGTCGACCGCGACGACTTCGAAGCAATGGCCGAGATTGCCGCCCACGACTCTGCGATGGCGAACAACCCGAAGCGAATCACCGAATCCGACATCGTCGATCTCCTCGAAGCGGCCTGGTGA
- a CDS encoding NADPH:quinone reductase, giving the protein MRAIRYHEHGDPDVLRVDEVAKPVPNEGEIRIELKAAGVNPVDTYFRDGSYQPFTLPMVPGVDFAGVVDELGAGVTEFDVGDRVFGTGLGNDRYGSAAEYVTVPTDRVANLSDGVSFVEAGAAGVATVTAWRAVVDHAELEPAEYCLVHGGSGGVGHAAVQIAAASGARVVTTASEQYHDALVDLGARTVLDYGRDDLDSAVVEATDGGPNVVVDHMLERYLQFDCDVAAPYARIVLFRNRHLEAGFTNVPAAGGKELQFHLMSMYNAPQLADPLERVDRLLADGLLEVEVAGEYGFDEVAEAHRRVREESFLGKLVIVP; this is encoded by the coding sequence ATGCGTGCGATTAGATACCACGAACACGGCGACCCGGACGTACTGCGCGTCGACGAGGTGGCGAAACCGGTTCCGAACGAGGGCGAGATTCGAATCGAACTGAAGGCGGCCGGCGTCAACCCCGTCGACACGTACTTCCGCGACGGGTCGTACCAACCGTTCACGCTCCCGATGGTCCCCGGCGTCGACTTCGCGGGCGTCGTCGACGAGCTGGGTGCGGGCGTCACCGAGTTCGACGTCGGCGACCGCGTGTTCGGCACCGGGTTGGGTAACGATCGCTACGGAAGTGCGGCCGAGTACGTGACCGTGCCGACTGACCGCGTCGCGAACCTCTCCGACGGCGTCTCGTTCGTCGAGGCAGGCGCGGCGGGTGTCGCAACCGTCACGGCGTGGCGCGCCGTCGTCGATCACGCGGAACTCGAACCGGCCGAATACTGTCTCGTTCACGGCGGTAGCGGCGGCGTCGGTCACGCGGCGGTACAAATTGCCGCCGCGTCGGGCGCTCGCGTCGTGACGACAGCGAGCGAGCAGTATCACGACGCCTTGGTGGACCTCGGCGCGCGGACAGTGCTCGACTACGGCCGCGACGACCTCGACTCGGCGGTCGTCGAGGCGACCGACGGCGGCCCGAACGTCGTCGTCGATCACATGCTCGAACGCTACCTCCAGTTCGACTGTGACGTGGCCGCGCCGTACGCCCGCATCGTCCTCTTTCGCAATCGGCATCTGGAAGCCGGGTTCACGAACGTCCCCGCCGCCGGCGGGAAGGAACTGCAGTTCCACCTCATGAGCATGTACAACGCGCCGCAACTCGCCGACCCGCTGGAGCGCGTGGACAGACTCCTGGCCGACGGCCTCCTCGAGGTCGAAGTCGCCGGAGAGTACGGCTTCGACGAGGTGGCAGAGGCTCACCGGCGGGTGCGCGAAGAGAGTTTCCTCGGGAAGCTGGTCATCGTTCCCTGA
- a CDS encoding enoyl-CoA hydratase/isomerase family protein produces the protein MTEHVTYEFADGVSTIRLDRPEKLNAMTLEMWTAVADGVRRADDEGARAIVLTGSGRAFCAGDDIESLADIENPRDVRELADTVLGCFGAIEHSPVPVVAKANGSAYGGGFELLISADLTVVPRDTVFALPETRIGAYPFYGAKRLARLIGRQRAADLALTGRELDAEEAVDWGLFARAVDENDVDDAVSDIVSALKRSSPASLETTKTWLNASLRFSGEDEAMRNGLGYLFSGPDAREGALAFLENRDPDFAE, from the coding sequence ATGACCGAACACGTTACCTACGAGTTTGCAGACGGCGTGAGCACGATTCGGCTCGATCGACCGGAGAAACTGAACGCGATGACGCTCGAGATGTGGACGGCCGTCGCCGACGGCGTCCGCCGCGCCGACGACGAGGGCGCTCGCGCGATCGTCCTCACTGGGAGCGGGCGGGCGTTCTGCGCGGGCGACGACATCGAGTCGCTCGCCGACATAGAGAACCCCCGGGACGTCCGCGAACTCGCCGATACCGTACTCGGCTGTTTCGGCGCCATCGAGCACTCACCCGTCCCGGTCGTCGCGAAGGCGAACGGCTCCGCCTACGGCGGCGGCTTCGAACTCCTCATCTCGGCGGACCTCACGGTGGTCCCGCGCGACACCGTCTTCGCGCTCCCCGAGACGCGCATCGGCGCGTACCCCTTCTACGGGGCGAAGCGACTCGCCAGACTAATCGGCCGTCAGCGGGCCGCCGATCTCGCACTGACCGGTCGGGAACTCGATGCCGAAGAAGCCGTCGACTGGGGACTGTTCGCCAGAGCCGTCGACGAAAACGACGTCGACGACGCCGTCTCGGACATCGTGTCGGCGCTCAAGCGGTCCTCGCCCGCGTCGCTGGAGACGACGAAGACGTGGCTCAACGCGTCACTACGCTTTTCGGGCGAGGACGAGGCGATGCGAAACGGACTGGGCTACCTCTTCTCGGGACCGGACGCCCGGGAGGGCGCGCTCGCGTTCCTCGAAAATCGCGACCCCGACTTCGCCGAATGA
- a CDS encoding helix-turn-helix domain-containing protein, which translates to MNSGIYAQLSVSDVEGCPAAAISEEFEVESVVAERRTASAGGGVVGEVTLEHASDAAPDPEAAERVFTDDAQSVYRFANEGEDCPCRRVPDHGCPVREIRATGGSLVLSFVAPDVETLRSIVADLQSCCAAVSVRRLTRSTPDEGRTLLFVNRSAFTDRQYEVLRTAHEMGYFAHPKRADSADVAAALDISVATFSEHLSVAQRKLLDQLFAVA; encoded by the coding sequence ATGAACTCCGGAATCTACGCGCAGCTGTCGGTGAGCGACGTCGAAGGATGCCCCGCCGCCGCCATCAGCGAGGAGTTCGAGGTAGAGTCGGTCGTCGCCGAGCGCCGAACCGCGTCCGCGGGCGGCGGCGTCGTCGGCGAGGTCACGCTCGAACACGCCTCTGACGCTGCGCCCGACCCCGAAGCGGCCGAGCGCGTGTTCACCGACGACGCGCAGTCGGTGTACCGGTTCGCGAACGAGGGGGAAGACTGCCCGTGCAGACGCGTCCCCGACCACGGCTGTCCGGTTCGTGAGATACGCGCGACAGGGGGGTCGCTCGTGCTGTCGTTCGTCGCCCCCGACGTGGAGACGCTACGGTCGATAGTCGCCGACCTCCAATCCTGCTGCGCCGCGGTCAGCGTTCGACGACTGACTCGCTCGACGCCGGACGAGGGACGGACGCTCCTGTTCGTGAATCGGAGTGCCTTCACCGACCGCCAGTACGAGGTTCTCCGGACCGCCCACGAGATGGGCTACTTCGCACACCCCAAGCGAGCGGACTCCGCCGACGTCGCGGCCGCGCTCGACATCTCGGTGGCGACGTTCAGCGAACATCTCTCCGTAGCCCAGCGAAAACTCCTTGACCAACTCTTCGCCGTCGCGTAA
- a CDS encoding acyl-CoA synthetase: MYSKHDRTTALDRPAEAPMTTYEDLRASFSWDDVWDDFDWDGPERFNVAHETVCRHVGSGPAVYWEGAAEGERETLTYADLDERSARVANALESLGVDCGEPVATLVPRLPELYPTFLGIWRRGAVYVPLFTAFGPNAIEVRAADAGVRTVVTTSRYREKIAAVEDEVGIENVVVIDRDGADVDGDGAYDGDLEYEALVGDQPTMYETAETSADDLCTLEYTSGTTGPPKGCELTHRVLAALYPYLQCSMGLGGDETVWGAADPGWMYGLLTAGIAPVSMGVPNVFYEGEFDPEAWYAVMERYDVTSLATSPTAYRGLVAAGDAHESYDLSLRKGNSAGEPLNPEVMRWFDEELSVTVYDHYGVTECGMVAGNHHACEMDVKPGSMGRPLPGFDVRVVDPETGAEIEADEVGELAVARGEATYFGGYWNEPEKTAEAWVESGGEELFLTGDAAERDADDYLWFVGRADDVILSSGYRIGPFEVESTLLEHEAVAEAAVVGVPDETRGELVKAYVVTTEGFDHDDELAASIREFVRQRLAKHAYPREIEFIDELPKTSSGKIRRVELRE; this comes from the coding sequence GTGTACTCAAAGCACGACAGGACGACCGCACTCGACCGACCGGCGGAGGCGCCGATGACGACGTACGAGGATCTCCGCGCGTCGTTCTCGTGGGACGACGTGTGGGACGACTTCGACTGGGACGGTCCCGAGCGTTTCAACGTCGCCCACGAGACGGTCTGTCGGCACGTCGGATCCGGCCCGGCCGTCTACTGGGAGGGCGCCGCCGAGGGCGAGCGCGAGACGCTCACCTACGCCGACCTCGACGAGCGGAGCGCGCGCGTGGCGAACGCGCTCGAATCGCTGGGCGTCGACTGCGGCGAACCGGTGGCGACGCTCGTTCCACGGCTCCCGGAACTGTACCCGACGTTTCTGGGTATCTGGCGACGCGGCGCGGTGTACGTTCCGCTGTTCACGGCGTTCGGTCCGAACGCCATCGAGGTCCGCGCGGCCGACGCGGGGGTGAGAACGGTCGTCACGACAAGCAGATATCGTGAAAAGATCGCCGCCGTCGAGGACGAGGTCGGCATCGAGAACGTTGTCGTCATCGACCGCGACGGCGCCGATGTCGACGGTGATGGCGCCTACGACGGCGACCTCGAGTACGAGGCGCTCGTCGGCGACCAACCGACGATGTACGAGACGGCCGAAACCTCGGCCGACGACCTCTGTACGCTGGAGTACACGAGCGGGACGACTGGTCCGCCGAAGGGCTGCGAACTCACCCATCGCGTGCTCGCGGCGCTCTACCCGTACCTCCAGTGCTCGATGGGCCTCGGCGGCGACGAGACTGTGTGGGGCGCGGCCGACCCGGGATGGATGTACGGCCTGCTGACGGCGGGTATCGCCCCCGTCAGCATGGGCGTGCCGAACGTGTTCTACGAGGGCGAGTTCGACCCCGAGGCGTGGTACGCGGTGATGGAACGCTACGACGTGACAAGCCTCGCCACGAGTCCGACGGCGTATCGAGGTTTGGTCGCCGCCGGCGACGCCCACGAGTCGTACGACCTCTCGCTGCGGAAGGGCAACAGCGCGGGCGAACCACTGAATCCGGAGGTGATGCGCTGGTTCGACGAGGAACTCAGCGTGACAGTGTACGACCACTACGGCGTCACAGAGTGCGGGATGGTCGCCGGCAACCACCACGCCTGCGAGATGGACGTCAAGCCGGGGAGCATGGGTCGGCCGCTTCCGGGGTTCGACGTGCGAGTCGTCGATCCCGAGACGGGCGCGGAGATCGAGGCGGACGAAGTCGGCGAACTCGCGGTCGCCCGGGGCGAGGCGACCTACTTCGGCGGCTACTGGAACGAACCGGAGAAGACCGCCGAGGCATGGGTCGAAAGCGGGGGAGAAGAGCTGTTTCTGACGGGCGACGCCGCCGAGCGCGACGCCGACGACTACCTCTGGTTCGTCGGCCGCGCCGACGACGTCATCCTCTCGTCGGGTTACCGTATCGGCCCGTTCGAGGTCGAGAGCACGCTGCTCGAACACGAGGCGGTCGCGGAGGCGGCCGTCGTCGGCGTCCCCGACGAGACCCGCGGCGAACTCGTGAAGGCGTACGTCGTCACGACCGAGGGGTTCGACCACGACGACGAACTGGCCGCCTCGATCCGCGAGTTCGTCCGCCAACGACTCGCCAAACACGCCTATCCCAGAGAGATCGAGTTCATCGACGAACTCCCGAAAACGTCGAGCGGGAAGATTCGACGCGTCGAACTCCGTGAGTAG